A single Candidatus Desulfatibia profunda DNA region contains:
- a CDS encoding type II toxin-antitoxin system HicB family antitoxin produces the protein MKIELTAVFEKSPYGYIGHVEELPGANTQGETLEETKRNLIEAIQLVLEANRQIAEEEISGKETIKEAFGTVSV, from the coding sequence ATGAAAATAGAATTGACAGCAGTTTTCGAGAAGTCTCCCTATGGGTATATCGGGCATGTCGAGGAACTGCCGGGTGCCAATACACAGGGAGAAACCTTGGAAGAAACGAAGAGGAATCTGATCGAGGCCATTCAACTCGTTCTAGAAGCCAATCGTCAGATCGCAGAAGAAGAGATCTCTGGAAAGGAGACCATCAAAGAGGCTTTTGGAACGGTATCGGTATGA